From one Candidatus Sulfotelmatobacter sp. genomic stretch:
- a CDS encoding T9SS type A sorting domain-containing protein — MRRQAMVLAAALVSLFGLPSFARAATPPARDPQYVRFMGREFPRQGTDARRAWIARLQSRVATARTRLAAAKSGASMPNPDQGGLPSIESWTGNGEPVVTSPIGQAEPTGVADGSGGAIFAFEDFRSGAPDVFASHLDSNGNFVSGWDPAGFPVAVTDSFEVLVQSCTDGAGGMYVSWSVLHTGSGSIGDLYLQRITSAGALSPGWPVNGRRYAVGELQGYALRADGSNGTYVGWTDMNLQPWVVRLDGSGNAIAGWPGGGKAIGNANNQEIDFTLDGSGGFLFTWASNDSVFATRLAGDGTFSPGWNANGVLICTGSLTKFSPAITRLSTGNFMLAWTDDRNFDLDIFAQCITPSGTIPSPWPLNGVQLCGAAGLQDGTRLVPDLSGGAVAVWQDYRGAGTTNTFYAQHVTSTGAIAAGWAADGNLLCDAATSKGEFLALPDNAGGVDVVWVDNRAGNPDVYVQRMLSGGSRPPGFPSGGAAIVNTPDDQDTPCAVTDGTNGVISAWDDARGGLRVYAGKILGDGTVSAEASLVSASAEPGRVLLRWFSPNGANFVATLERDANGSGYATLATVRADGTGNVSYEDDAVTAGASYAYRLRVMENGAWRTLGEVRVRVPQTLALSFGALRPNPSAGPLTTEFTLPGAQAAKLELLDVQGRRVLSREVTLGAGTHVVRLEESAALKAGVYVLRLTQGGRSIQTRAVIAR; from the coding sequence GTGCGTCGCCAGGCGATGGTTCTCGCAGCCGCTCTCGTTTCGCTGTTCGGCCTTCCGTCGTTCGCGCGCGCGGCCACGCCGCCTGCTCGCGATCCGCAGTACGTTCGCTTCATGGGCCGCGAATTTCCGCGCCAGGGCACCGACGCCCGCCGTGCCTGGATCGCGCGGCTGCAATCGCGCGTCGCGACCGCGCGCACACGCCTGGCGGCGGCCAAGTCGGGCGCGTCGATGCCGAACCCCGATCAGGGCGGCCTGCCCTCGATCGAGTCGTGGACCGGAAACGGCGAGCCGGTGGTGACCAGCCCGATTGGCCAGGCCGAGCCGACCGGCGTCGCCGATGGATCGGGCGGCGCGATCTTCGCATTCGAGGACTTCCGCAGCGGAGCGCCCGACGTGTTCGCGAGCCATCTCGATTCGAACGGCAATTTCGTCTCGGGCTGGGACCCGGCGGGATTCCCGGTGGCGGTGACGGATTCGTTTGAAGTGCTGGTCCAGTCGTGCACCGATGGCGCCGGCGGGATGTACGTGAGCTGGAGCGTGCTCCACACCGGTTCCGGCTCGATCGGCGATCTCTATCTGCAGCGCATCACGAGCGCCGGAGCGCTGAGCCCGGGCTGGCCGGTGAATGGCAGGAGGTACGCGGTCGGCGAACTCCAGGGCTATGCCCTGCGCGCGGACGGCTCGAACGGCACCTACGTCGGCTGGACCGACATGAACCTGCAACCGTGGGTGGTGCGGCTGGACGGCTCGGGCAACGCGATCGCCGGCTGGCCGGGCGGCGGGAAAGCGATCGGCAATGCCAACAATCAGGAAATTGACTTCACGCTGGACGGCTCGGGGGGCTTCCTCTTCACCTGGGCGTCGAACGACAGCGTGTTCGCCACGCGGCTGGCGGGCGATGGCACGTTCTCGCCCGGCTGGAACGCGAACGGCGTGCTGATCTGCACCGGCTCGCTCACCAAGTTCAGCCCGGCCATCACCCGGCTCTCGACCGGGAACTTCATGCTGGCGTGGACCGACGATCGCAATTTCGACCTCGACATCTTCGCGCAGTGCATTACGCCTTCGGGAACGATTCCCTCGCCGTGGCCGCTCAACGGCGTCCAGCTCTGCGGCGCGGCGGGATTGCAGGACGGGACGAGGCTGGTGCCCGATCTTTCCGGCGGGGCGGTCGCGGTCTGGCAGGATTATCGCGGCGCCGGCACCACCAACACGTTCTACGCCCAGCACGTCACTTCGACGGGTGCGATCGCCGCCGGCTGGGCGGCCGACGGCAATCTGCTCTGCGACGCGGCCACCTCGAAGGGCGAGTTCCTGGCACTGCCCGACAACGCCGGCGGCGTGGACGTGGTGTGGGTCGACAACCGTGCCGGAAATCCGGATGTCTACGTGCAGCGCATGTTGTCGGGCGGATCGCGTCCGCCGGGTTTCCCGTCGGGCGGCGCGGCGATCGTGAACACGCCCGATGACCAGGACACGCCGTGCGCCGTCACCGACGGCACCAATGGCGTGATCAGCGCGTGGGACGACGCGCGCGGCGGGCTGCGCGTCTACGCCGGCAAGATCCTCGGCGACGGCACGGTGTCGGCCGAGGCCTCGCTGGTGAGCGCGTCGGCCGAGCCGGGACGCGTGCTGCTCCGCTGGTTCTCGCCGAACGGCGCCAACTTCGTGGCGACGCTCGAGCGCGACGCCAACGGCTCGGGCTATGCCACGCTCGCCACGGTGCGGGCCGACGGCACCGGCAACGTGAGCTACGAAGACGACGCGGTGACGGCGGGCGCCAGCTACGCCTACCGGCTGCGGGTGATGGAGAACGGCGCGTGGCGGACGCTGGGCGAAGTCCGCGTGCGCGTTCCGCAGACGCTGGCGCTGTCGTTCGGCGCGTTGCGGCCGAACCCGAGCGCGGGCCCGCTGACGACCGAGTTCACGCTGCCGGGCGCTCAGGCAGCGAAGCTCGAGCTGCTGGACGTGCAGGGCCGGCGGGTGCTGAGCCGCGAGGTGACGCTGGGCGCGGGCACCCATGTCGTGCGGCTGGAAGAGAGCGCCGCTCTCAAAGCCGGTGTGTACGTGCTGCGGCTCACGCAGGGCGGGCGATCGATCCAGACGCGGGCGGTGATCGCGCGCTGA
- a CDS encoding HAMP domain-containing sensor histidine kinase, producing MATSDSMNPAAESARRAALEAALAEARARSGAPGTAPEGAPLRERIKNALANIPFRRRVLTAVLSAVAIPAVILAGLAIYLTQRVTRSVETDSATYDSYVGQQVAEAFELELNSHLRAALEPVDPAIRAGADPGLALAAVPMNGDGFAGWHFVPVSEVEGLSVLLVESQVLAYAPGEGHRRGQYFVGWLLRNGTNDIIGAGGWWVDPGVFIQRHLDEVVQEKIPADERIYGGIESIRHVSIEVFGPGGERVGAVREPADLKTARMERLSGPFERYVVRVAPTSSAGAAWTLRFISLEIFIITLMGLVILAAMLFGYRYTVRQLELAQMKASFVSNVTHELKTPIALIRLAVETLQMRRFNSPDESERFLSTIERETQKLTRLVDNILDLARFESGHHILKMTQVDVRQIAQETLENFRPRLEHAGFRVETDLPDGLPRVRGDAIALSHCLLNLLDNAVKYSKDDRYIRVTAAASNGTVQLSVADHGIGVAPGDRRRIFEKFVRIDHGLQHDAKGAGLGLSLVQQIMRAHHGRVEVTPNPGGGSVFTLVLPATDGADAARAHDRAPVSS from the coding sequence ATGGCGACTTCCGACTCGATGAATCCGGCAGCCGAGAGCGCCCGCCGCGCCGCACTCGAAGCGGCGCTGGCCGAGGCGCGCGCGCGATCGGGTGCGCCCGGCACGGCGCCCGAGGGGGCGCCGCTGCGCGAGCGCATCAAGAACGCGCTTGCCAACATTCCGTTCCGCCGCCGCGTGCTCACCGCGGTGTTGAGCGCGGTGGCGATTCCGGCCGTGATCCTGGCGGGGCTCGCCATCTACCTCACGCAGCGCGTCACGCGCAGCGTCGAGACCGACAGTGCCACCTACGACTCGTATGTCGGACAGCAGGTCGCCGAGGCATTCGAGCTCGAGCTGAACTCACATCTGCGCGCCGCGCTCGAGCCGGTGGATCCCGCGATTCGCGCCGGTGCCGATCCGGGGCTGGCGCTGGCGGCGGTGCCGATGAACGGCGACGGATTCGCGGGCTGGCATTTCGTGCCGGTGTCGGAAGTCGAAGGGCTGTCGGTGCTGCTGGTGGAGTCCCAGGTGCTGGCCTACGCGCCCGGCGAGGGGCATCGGCGCGGCCAGTACTTCGTGGGCTGGCTGCTCCGCAACGGCACCAACGACATCATCGGCGCGGGCGGCTGGTGGGTGGACCCCGGCGTGTTCATCCAGCGCCACCTCGATGAGGTGGTGCAGGAAAAGATCCCGGCCGACGAGCGCATCTACGGCGGGATCGAGTCGATCCGCCACGTCAGCATCGAGGTGTTCGGTCCGGGCGGCGAGCGCGTGGGCGCGGTACGCGAGCCGGCCGATCTCAAGACCGCCCGCATGGAGCGACTTTCGGGTCCGTTCGAGCGCTACGTGGTGCGCGTGGCGCCCACCTCGAGCGCCGGCGCGGCGTGGACGCTGCGCTTCATCTCGCTCGAGATCTTCATCATCACCCTGATGGGGCTGGTGATCCTGGCGGCGATGCTGTTTGGTTACCGCTATACCGTCCGGCAGCTCGAGCTCGCACAAATGAAGGCCAGCTTCGTATCGAACGTGACGCACGAGCTGAAGACACCGATCGCGCTGATCCGTCTGGCGGTCGAGACCTTGCAGATGCGCCGGTTCAACAGTCCCGACGAGAGCGAGCGCTTCCTTTCCACGATCGAGCGCGAGACCCAGAAGCTGACCCGGCTGGTGGACAACATTCTCGATCTGGCGCGCTTCGAGTCGGGACACCATATTCTCAAGATGACGCAGGTGGACGTGCGGCAAATCGCTCAGGAAACGCTGGAAAACTTCCGCCCGCGACTGGAGCATGCCGGCTTCCGGGTGGAAACCGATCTTCCCGACGGGCTTCCGCGCGTGCGGGGAGACGCGATCGCCCTGTCTCACTGCCTGCTCAACCTGCTGGACAACGCGGTCAAGTACTCGAAAGATGACCGTTACATCCGGGTGACGGCGGCCGCATCCAACGGCACGGTGCAGCTATCGGTGGCCGACCACGGAATCGGGGTGGCGCCCGGTGACCGCCGGCGCATCTTCGAGAAGTTCGTGAGAATCGATCACGGCCTGCAGCACGATGCCAAAGGCGCCGGGCTCGGGCTTTCGCTGGTGCAGCAAATCATGCGCGCTCATCACGGGCGCGTCGAGGTGACACCGAATCCAGGAGGGGGAAGCGTGTTTACGCTGGTACTGCCGGCCACCGACGGGGCGGATGCGGCGCGGGCCCACGACCGCGCTCCCGTGAGTTCATGA
- a CDS encoding heparan-alpha-glucosaminide N-acetyltransferase domain-containing protein → MSGAPARSAPAVAALNPAPDPVRERLPAVDAARGLALLLMLLDHAAFFAKVNVAAESYTRRPLSLWGPGWVIAGLFTNVSAPTFWFVGGLSVALMAGRERWKHATDDFLLIRAGALYLIDMVLVSWEWNPLHAPHAVVDFELLSCLATALLLMIPLRRLPDRPLIAVTAILFVGYAALIRLVPTATLESFAFPARLLVTFDEVHRPVVTFPVLGWMGLMTMGLLFGRRLVRGDWLTGRPYYLAAGICLAVWLAARLTGLGSVNVWRPAQGVQALFIMQKGPPSLDYEAFNISFGLLALGGFLDLGSAIKDLAAGRWLIAWGQAPLFLFVAHLLVTFVCARALLHLPYLRQADVPRYALTFVVTAAVLLPMARWYRALKERNPDRVIHYL, encoded by the coding sequence GTGAGCGGCGCCCCCGCCCGATCGGCGCCGGCGGTCGCAGCGCTGAACCCGGCCCCCGATCCGGTGCGCGAGCGCCTGCCGGCGGTCGACGCCGCGCGTGGCCTCGCGCTGCTGCTCATGCTGCTCGACCACGCCGCGTTCTTCGCCAAGGTCAACGTGGCGGCCGAGAGCTACACGCGCCGCCCGCTGTCGCTGTGGGGGCCGGGCTGGGTGATCGCCGGACTGTTCACCAACGTCTCGGCGCCGACCTTCTGGTTCGTCGGCGGCTTGAGCGTGGCACTGATGGCGGGACGCGAGCGCTGGAAGCACGCGACCGACGACTTCCTGCTGATTCGCGCCGGCGCGCTCTATCTGATCGACATGGTGTTGGTGTCGTGGGAGTGGAATCCGCTGCACGCGCCGCACGCGGTGGTGGATTTCGAGCTGCTCTCGTGCCTGGCCACCGCGCTGTTGCTCATGATCCCGTTGCGGCGGCTGCCCGACCGGCCGCTGATCGCCGTCACCGCCATTCTGTTCGTGGGCTATGCGGCGCTGATCCGGCTGGTGCCGACCGCGACGCTCGAGAGCTTCGCGTTCCCGGCCCGCCTGCTGGTGACCTTCGACGAGGTTCATCGTCCGGTGGTGACCTTCCCGGTGCTGGGCTGGATGGGACTGATGACGATGGGACTGCTGTTCGGGCGGCGCCTCGTGCGCGGCGATTGGCTCACCGGCCGGCCGTACTACCTGGCCGCCGGCATCTGCCTCGCGGTGTGGTTGGCGGCGCGCCTCACCGGACTCGGCAGCGTCAACGTATGGCGGCCGGCGCAGGGGGTGCAGGCGCTGTTCATCATGCAGAAGGGTCCGCCGTCACTCGACTACGAGGCGTTCAACATCTCGTTCGGCCTGCTGGCCCTGGGCGGCTTCCTGGATTTGGGCAGCGCGATCAAGGATCTTGCGGCGGGCCGCTGGCTGATCGCCTGGGGACAGGCTCCGCTGTTCCTGTTCGTCGCGCACCTGCTGGTGACGTTCGTGTGCGCGCGCGCGCTGCTCCATCTGCCGTACCTGCGCCAGGCCGATGTGCCGCGCTACGCGCTGACATTCGTCGTCACGGCGGCGGTGCTGCTCCCCATGGCGCGCTGGTACCGCGCGTTGAAGGAGCGCAACCCGGATCGCGTGATTCACTACCTGTAG
- the rsmA gene encoding 16S rRNA (adenine(1518)-N(6)/adenine(1519)-N(6))-dimethyltransferase RsmA, with amino-acid sequence MSAPRPHDPRRGRPSRYIRERAAQEGSAVTRVKDALAMRGLSPRKRFGQNFLVREDLADRIVEHCHLRDDEVAVEIGPGAGALTERIARRVRRLVAIEKDFGLAELLREDLAAIANLEIVTADFLEFDLAALAARSGVEQLVVVGNIPYNITTPILERLFEQRAVVRSAVLLVQKEYAERLSAAAGTPEYGALTLFARYHALMEPLLHVRASAFWPRPEVDSLLVRFFLRAKPPVEVASESLLFRIIRGAFQMRRKQLANTLEASLDLDREGVARLCRAAGIDGRRRGETLTLDEFARLANAAAS; translated from the coding sequence ATGTCCGCGCCTCGCCCCCACGACCCGCGCCGTGGCCGCCCGTCGCGCTATATCCGGGAACGGGCCGCACAGGAAGGCAGCGCGGTGACGCGCGTCAAGGACGCGCTCGCCATGCGTGGACTTTCGCCGCGCAAGCGCTTCGGCCAGAATTTCCTGGTGCGCGAGGATCTCGCCGATCGGATCGTCGAGCACTGCCATCTGCGCGACGACGAGGTCGCGGTCGAGATCGGTCCCGGCGCCGGCGCGCTCACCGAGCGCATTGCGCGGCGCGTCCGGCGGCTGGTCGCCATCGAGAAGGACTTCGGCCTGGCCGAGCTGCTGCGCGAGGATCTCGCCGCGATCGCCAACCTCGAGATCGTGACCGCCGACTTCCTCGAGTTCGATCTCGCGGCACTGGCAGCGCGAAGCGGCGTCGAGCAGCTGGTGGTGGTCGGCAACATTCCCTACAACATCACCACGCCGATCCTCGAGCGACTGTTCGAGCAGCGCGCGGTCGTGCGCAGCGCGGTGCTGCTGGTGCAGAAGGAATACGCCGAGCGCCTGAGCGCCGCGGCCGGAACTCCCGAATACGGCGCGCTCACGCTGTTCGCCCGCTACCACGCCCTGATGGAGCCGCTGCTCCACGTGCGCGCGTCGGCGTTCTGGCCTCGGCCCGAGGTGGATTCGCTGCTGGTGCGATTCTTCCTGCGCGCGAAGCCGCCGGTCGAGGTGGCGAGCGAGTCGCTGCTCTTCCGCATTATTCGCGGCGCGTTCCAGATGCGCCGCAAGCAGCTCGCCAACACGCTGGAAGCCTCGCTCGATCTGGACCGCGAGGGCGTGGCGCGCCTGTGCCGCGCGGCCGGCATCGACGGACGGCGCCGCGGCGAGACCCTCACGCTCGACGAGTTCGCGCGGCTCGCCAACGCGGCAGCTTCGTGA
- a CDS encoding divergent polysaccharide deacetylase family protein, producing the protein MSPKRRKKSAPADARLLFILFAGALLLFLGGELVRYLRSDSGAILIARSLGLGDRSRLTQILSRDVRRGLAAVNVPRDSVREEPPRGSGTSVHWRIGIAPEASLIQANRAISVAVAQGGGRVFSGRERPTPHGGSELTLVVGVGRDRTHELLLARAARPEEKSEAHAARIAIVLYGLGDDEATAKQALAIPRPFAVVLPPDTRSSEALFHEAHARGREVVLHLPLEPINYPQVSPGPGAILVTMKPARIASEVRREIAQARPVVAVANLMGSLATQDMTVMTAVYEELRRERLPFIHLTPVAGAVCRPLASQLGVVYAEPDLVLDGEARAEKPAGLDRAWRHLVENTPPGGTRVVWLRATATSRGWLEKSLDPKRLDGVDLVPLSAVLKRPPEL; encoded by the coding sequence ATGAGCCCCAAGCGCCGAAAGAAGTCCGCGCCCGCCGACGCTCGCTTGCTCTTCATCCTGTTCGCCGGCGCCCTCCTGTTGTTCCTCGGCGGCGAGCTGGTCCGCTATCTGCGCTCGGATTCGGGCGCCATTCTGATCGCGCGCAGCCTCGGCCTCGGCGATCGCTCACGCCTCACCCAGATCCTCTCGCGCGACGTGCGGCGAGGGCTGGCAGCGGTCAACGTGCCACGCGACAGCGTGCGCGAGGAGCCGCCGCGCGGTTCGGGCACGAGCGTGCACTGGCGGATCGGGATCGCGCCCGAGGCCTCGCTGATCCAGGCCAACCGTGCGATCAGCGTAGCCGTCGCCCAGGGCGGCGGTCGGGTGTTCTCGGGGCGCGAGCGTCCAACGCCGCACGGCGGATCCGAGCTGACGCTGGTGGTGGGTGTGGGCCGCGATCGAACTCACGAACTGCTGCTGGCGCGTGCGGCGCGGCCGGAAGAGAAGAGTGAGGCTCACGCGGCGCGCATCGCGATCGTGCTGTACGGACTCGGCGATGACGAGGCCACGGCGAAGCAGGCGCTCGCGATCCCGCGTCCGTTCGCGGTGGTGCTGCCGCCCGACACCCGTTCCAGCGAAGCCCTGTTCCACGAGGCGCACGCGCGCGGCCGCGAAGTCGTGCTCCACCTGCCGCTCGAGCCCATCAACTATCCTCAGGTCAGCCCCGGGCCCGGCGCGATCCTCGTCACCATGAAGCCGGCGCGCATCGCGAGCGAGGTGCGACGCGAGATCGCGCAGGCGCGGCCGGTGGTGGCGGTGGCCAATCTCATGGGATCGCTCGCCACCCAGGACATGACGGTGATGACGGCGGTGTACGAGGAGCTGCGGCGCGAGCGCTTGCCGTTCATTCATCTCACGCCGGTCGCAGGCGCGGTGTGCCGCCCGCTGGCGTCACAGCTCGGCGTGGTCTACGCCGAGCCCGACCTGGTGCTCGACGGCGAAGCACGGGCCGAGAAGCCGGCCGGGCTCGACCGGGCCTGGCGCCATCTGGTCGAGAACACGCCGCCCGGCGGAACCCGTGTGGTGTGGTTGCGCGCCACCGCCACCAGCCGCGGGTGGCTCGAGAAGTCGCTCGATCCGAAGCGTCTCGACGGGGTCGACCTGGTTCCGCTCTCGGCGGTGCTGAAGCGGCCGCCCGAGCTGTAG
- a CDS encoding response regulator transcription factor yields MTTAAKRVLIVEDEEGLLDGLAHNFRYEGYEVLTAKNGQEGLRMALKQKPDVVLLDIMLPEKDGFTVLKELRQRHRDIPVLVMTARNFEADILKGFDLGADDYVTKPFGIKELVARVRRLVQRGPATGPAPGPTIYKFGDVEVRFEPREVYKTGKAVALSFKEFELLKYLIEHRGRTVSREELLEEIWGVDEELGVTTRTVDTHVSNLRSKLGAGFAQPFIVAVHKVGYKFVEP; encoded by the coding sequence GTGACAACCGCTGCCAAGCGCGTGTTGATCGTGGAGGACGAGGAAGGTCTGCTCGATGGACTCGCTCACAATTTCCGCTACGAAGGCTACGAGGTGCTGACCGCGAAGAACGGGCAGGAGGGCCTGCGCATGGCCCTCAAGCAGAAGCCCGACGTGGTGCTGCTCGACATCATGCTGCCCGAGAAGGACGGCTTCACGGTTCTGAAGGAGCTGCGGCAGCGCCACCGCGACATCCCGGTGCTGGTGATGACCGCGCGCAACTTCGAGGCCGACATCCTCAAGGGCTTCGACCTCGGCGCCGACGACTACGTGACCAAGCCGTTCGGCATCAAGGAGCTGGTCGCGCGCGTGCGCCGTCTGGTCCAACGCGGCCCGGCCACCGGCCCGGCGCCCGGTCCCACGATCTACAAGTTCGGCGACGTCGAGGTGCGCTTCGAGCCGCGCGAGGTCTACAAGACCGGCAAGGCGGTGGCGCTCTCGTTCAAGGAGTTCGAGCTGCTCAAGTATCTGATCGAGCACCGCGGTCGCACCGTGAGTCGCGAAGAGCTGCTCGAGGAGATCTGGGGCGTCGACGAGGAGCTGGGCGTCACCACGCGCACCGTGGACACCCACGTCTCCAACCTGCGGTCCAAGCTGGGGGCGGGGTTCGCGCAGCCGTTCATCGTCGCGGTGCACAAGGTCGGCTACAAGTTCGTCGAGCCCTGA
- a CDS encoding carboxypeptidase regulatory-like domain-containing protein → MAPPGPTASVSGVVFNLTGGGSPLAGATVSSTPGAGSNVTTNGLGQYTLTIPAEQAVSVTVSKAGFASHPVNLKASAGNAEGLTLSLLPIGVTQNVAAASGGQVMDPVSRTAVTLPAGFVSSSSTAQVQVTGLDPTTVQSMAMPGTISALNLFNASGNLDPISVAEVTVGDAAGNGYALAKTIHLELPIPASRVAELLPGSALQCFRYDPTDGLWKAFAYGTVASSGIGGVPVVKVDVDHLSWYAAGLLDGTPACVSGIVTAGGTPIPNVNVQAFPGGLTTTNSLGQYEVDAAPHAAIQLVATRVAGGAITTAGASAQSDTIGNPCVQRNLALQSGPAQSYIVEAQLIRGRDAATIIRDEATVRIRVNTSPTFPAYNNAVVKLNGGGTVTTLPSIGNGYYGVIGGVSGSLSLQRGSSYELDLDFDGDGAMDASATVLMPGGMRILSPSNDAIVDSVFAAEWSDDASSFTGYDAIYVGSFEPLTFPIPPQVFVTGWPAGTVTVGDRTAIGDPALHLSNDPLPTGQYYFHLWAANGPIRYALPDTTLFGTPNITGPGVTGWFSAISMADSIKIGSIIITP, encoded by the coding sequence ATGGCGCCGCCCGGGCCCACCGCCAGCGTGAGCGGCGTGGTGTTCAACCTGACGGGCGGCGGCTCACCGCTGGCCGGTGCGACGGTCTCATCCACTCCCGGTGCGGGCTCGAACGTCACCACCAATGGCCTCGGCCAGTACACCCTGACCATCCCCGCCGAGCAGGCCGTGAGCGTCACGGTTTCCAAGGCCGGATTCGCCTCGCACCCGGTGAACCTGAAGGCTTCGGCCGGCAACGCGGAAGGCTTGACGCTGTCGCTGCTGCCGATCGGCGTGACTCAAAACGTCGCGGCGGCCAGCGGCGGCCAGGTGATGGACCCGGTTTCCAGAACTGCGGTGACACTGCCCGCCGGATTCGTGAGCAGCAGCAGCACGGCGCAGGTTCAGGTCACCGGGCTCGATCCCACCACGGTTCAATCCATGGCGATGCCGGGCACGATCTCGGCGCTCAACCTGTTCAACGCCTCGGGCAATCTCGATCCGATCTCGGTCGCTGAAGTCACCGTCGGTGACGCCGCGGGCAACGGCTACGCGCTCGCCAAGACCATTCATCTCGAGCTGCCGATCCCCGCCTCGCGCGTGGCCGAGCTGCTTCCCGGTTCGGCGCTCCAGTGCTTCCGCTACGATCCGACCGATGGCCTGTGGAAGGCCTTCGCCTACGGCACCGTGGCGAGCTCGGGGATCGGCGGCGTGCCGGTGGTCAAGGTCGACGTGGATCATCTGTCGTGGTACGCGGCCGGGCTGCTCGATGGCACGCCCGCATGCGTGAGCGGGATCGTGACCGCGGGCGGCACCCCGATTCCCAACGTCAACGTGCAGGCGTTTCCCGGCGGGCTCACCACCACCAACTCGCTCGGGCAATACGAAGTGGACGCCGCGCCCCACGCCGCCATTCAACTGGTGGCCACGCGCGTCGCCGGCGGCGCCATCACCACCGCCGGGGCCAGCGCCCAGTCCGACACCATCGGCAATCCCTGCGTGCAGCGGAACCTCGCGCTGCAATCGGGGCCGGCGCAGAGCTACATCGTGGAAGCCCAGCTGATCCGCGGGCGGGACGCGGCGACCATCATTCGAGACGAAGCGACCGTCCGCATTCGCGTCAATACCTCGCCGACCTTCCCGGCCTATAACAACGCGGTCGTGAAGCTGAACGGCGGCGGCACCGTCACGACGCTGCCCTCCATCGGCAATGGGTACTACGGCGTGATCGGAGGGGTAAGCGGCTCGCTGAGCCTGCAACGCGGATCCAGCTACGAGCTGGACCTGGATTTCGACGGCGACGGCGCGATGGATGCGTCGGCAACGGTGCTCATGCCGGGAGGCATGAGGATCCTGTCACCCTCCAACGACGCCATCGTGGATTCGGTGTTCGCGGCGGAATGGAGCGACGACGCCAGCAGCTTCACTGGCTACGACGCGATCTACGTCGGCTCGTTCGAGCCGCTCACCTTTCCGATTCCCCCGCAGGTGTTCGTGACGGGATGGCCGGCGGGCACCGTGACCGTCGGCGATCGAACCGCCATCGGCGATCCCGCGCTCCACCTGTCGAACGACCCGCTGCCCACCGGCCAGTACTACTTCCACCTGTGGGCGGCCAACGGCCCGATCCGCTACGCCCTGCCCGACACCACTCTGTTCGGCACTCCCAACATCACCGGGCCGGGCGTCACCGGCTGGTTCTCGGCGATCTCGATGGCGGACAGCATCAAGATCGGCTCCATCATCATCACGCCGTAG